From Pseudonocardia autotrophica, one genomic window encodes:
- a CDS encoding amidohydrolase family protein: MTVLTPHDAHRHLGVLPSYPFYGGPPVNPDIAARETIRQLQDDLDAEGTELTLAIPNYGVPDVSASFALNPLCLEAAAADSRIRAGIWASPRPQDAELTAEALKLAGEPGVRVIKISFLLGGRASDPECRPALDRIFATAREHDLTVHVHTSPGGASDVDEIGNLVDWYADDVRLHMVHLGGGMSGHIKLIGSRFFDWISAGKKVYTDTSWAIGFAPRWMAAEIEKRGIGADRVLFASDEPWGDRAGELARLSAATGDGELARLVLRGNAEALYG, translated from the coding sequence ATGACTGTCCTCACGCCGCACGACGCGCACCGGCACCTGGGCGTCCTGCCCTCCTACCCCTTCTACGGCGGGCCGCCGGTCAATCCGGACATCGCCGCCCGCGAGACGATCCGCCAGCTGCAGGACGACCTCGACGCCGAGGGCACCGAGCTCACCCTCGCCATCCCGAACTACGGGGTGCCGGACGTCTCGGCGTCGTTCGCGCTCAACCCGCTCTGCCTCGAGGCCGCCGCGGCCGACTCCCGGATCCGCGCGGGCATCTGGGCCTCCCCCCGCCCGCAGGACGCCGAGCTGACCGCCGAGGCGCTCAAGCTCGCCGGCGAGCCCGGTGTCCGGGTCATCAAGATCAGCTTCCTGCTCGGCGGGCGGGCGTCGGACCCGGAGTGCCGCCCCGCGCTGGACCGGATCTTCGCCACCGCCCGCGAGCACGATCTGACCGTGCACGTGCACACCTCGCCCGGTGGCGCCTCGGACGTGGACGAGATCGGGAACCTCGTCGACTGGTACGCCGACGACGTCCGGCTGCACATGGTGCACCTCGGCGGGGGGATGAGCGGACACATCAAGCTGATCGGCAGCCGGTTCTTCGACTGGATCTCGGCCGGGAAGAAGGTCTACACCGACACCAGCTGGGCGATCGGGTTCGCGCCGCGCTGGATGGCGGCGGAGATCGAGAAGCGCGGGATCGGCGCCGACCGCGTGCTGTTCGCCAGCGACGAGCCGTGGGGCGACCGCGCCGGTGAGCTCGCCCGGCTGAGCGCCGCGACCGGCGACGGGGAGCTGGCCCGGCTCGTGCTGCGCGGTAACGCCGAAGCGCTCTACGGCTGA
- a CDS encoding acyl-CoA dehydrogenase family protein, producing MTLVPDSEVEELRAAVRRFLGDKAPSERVRAVLDGDPGHDPAVWSGLAAQGVLGLVVPEELGGGGAGHVERAVVAEELGRALTPAPFLASAVLATDALLALDDEPARAEFLPRLATGELVGTVAVAECGGEWDRTGGRTTATAADGRWELTGVKTPVLAGDTAGLVLVLARTADGPGWFAVDGAAPGLTRERLSTLDPTRRLAALRFDATPARHLASADPAAALGTVADLAAVALAAEQTGLMQRALELTVEYATLRVQFGRPIGSYQAVKHGCADVYSAWEHAVSVVRHAAWAADHDRAELPVAAALAQTYTGPAAFTAATAMVQYHGGVGYTWEHDAHLFYKRAKSAEQLLGSPAGHRARLAERLGL from the coding sequence GTGACGCTCGTTCCGGACAGCGAGGTGGAGGAGCTGCGCGCCGCGGTCCGCCGGTTCCTCGGCGACAAGGCGCCCTCGGAGCGGGTCCGCGCGGTACTGGACGGCGATCCCGGTCACGACCCGGCCGTCTGGTCCGGCCTCGCGGCCCAGGGCGTACTCGGGCTGGTGGTGCCCGAGGAGCTGGGCGGCGGCGGAGCCGGGCACGTGGAACGCGCCGTCGTCGCGGAGGAGCTGGGGCGTGCGCTCACCCCGGCACCGTTCCTGGCGTCGGCCGTGCTCGCCACCGACGCGCTGCTGGCACTCGACGACGAGCCGGCGCGCGCCGAGTTCCTGCCGCGCCTCGCCACCGGCGAGCTGGTCGGCACCGTGGCGGTCGCCGAGTGTGGCGGGGAGTGGGATCGCACCGGCGGGCGAACCACCGCGACCGCCGCGGACGGCCGGTGGGAGCTGACCGGCGTCAAGACACCGGTACTCGCCGGGGACACCGCCGGGCTGGTGCTGGTGCTGGCCCGCACGGCCGACGGGCCGGGCTGGTTCGCCGTCGACGGAGCCGCGCCCGGGCTGACCCGTGAACGGCTGAGCACGCTGGACCCGACGCGGCGGCTCGCCGCGCTGAGGTTCGACGCGACCCCGGCGCGCCACCTCGCGTCCGCCGATCCGGCCGCCGCGCTCGGCACGGTCGCCGATCTCGCCGCGGTGGCGCTCGCCGCCGAGCAGACCGGGCTGATGCAGCGGGCGCTGGAGCTGACCGTCGAGTACGCGACGCTGCGGGTGCAGTTCGGCCGTCCGATCGGCTCCTACCAGGCGGTGAAGCACGGCTGTGCCGACGTGTACAGCGCATGGGAGCACGCCGTCTCGGTGGTGCGGCACGCCGCATGGGCGGCCGACCACGATCGCGCCGAGCTGCCGGTGGCGGCGGCACTCGCCCAGACCTACACCGGCCCGGCGGCGTTCACCGCGGCGACCGCGATGGTGCAGTACCACGGTGGAGTCGGCTACACCTGGGAGCACGACGCGCACCTGTTCTACAAGCGGGCCAAGAGCGCCGAGCAGCTCCTGGGGTCCCCTGCCGGGCACCGGGCCCGGCTCGCCGAGCGGCTCGGGCTGTAG
- a CDS encoding long-chain-fatty-acid--CoA ligase, whose translation MSATAIPGRGMTMSDLVARHARISPDVVALADPAGRRTYRELDARVDRLAGVLAGRGIGAGDRVAVLGLNSIEVVESWLAVLRLGAIAVPVNFRLAPDEIRYVLDDSGSSLVVADPALAPAVEKARAGAPSVGSVITFGEEYEALLADGPDLPEVPAVSDEAPAYIMYTSGTTGFPKGAVLTHRNLYLHAFCSMATLGLTGDDRVWMSAAPLFHIAGLSGMLPVLITGGKVVIPPSGGFDPVQTVRTLVDEGVTSCFMVPAQWQAVCAVDLAAHDLSRLRRISWGAAPASTTLLRTMIDAFPQAEVCTAFGQTECSPVTTNLRGEDAIRKIGSIGTPMVGVEVRIVDEDMNDVLPGEVGEIVYRSPMVMTGYWNKPAETAEAFRGGWFHSGDLVRADPDGYLYVVDRKKDMIISGGENIYCAEVENVLAGHPKIAEVALIGVPDPKWGETPLAVVAPRDPADPPTEAEIEAYARERLAAYKRPRHLQLVDSLPRNPSGKVLKTVLRDRHT comes from the coding sequence ATGTCCGCTACCGCGATCCCCGGCCGGGGGATGACGATGAGCGATCTCGTCGCCCGGCACGCCCGCATCTCCCCGGACGTCGTGGCGCTCGCCGATCCGGCGGGCCGGCGGACCTACCGCGAGCTCGACGCCAGGGTCGACCGGCTCGCCGGCGTACTCGCCGGCCGCGGGATCGGGGCCGGCGACCGGGTCGCCGTGCTCGGGCTGAACAGCATCGAGGTCGTCGAGTCCTGGCTCGCGGTCCTGCGGCTCGGGGCGATCGCGGTGCCGGTGAACTTCCGGCTCGCGCCCGACGAGATCCGCTATGTCCTCGACGACAGCGGATCGAGCCTGGTCGTCGCCGATCCGGCGCTGGCCCCGGCCGTCGAGAAGGCCCGCGCGGGAGCCCCGTCCGTCGGGTCGGTCATCACCTTCGGCGAGGAGTACGAGGCGCTGCTCGCGGACGGCCCCGACCTGCCCGAGGTGCCGGCGGTGTCCGACGAGGCACCGGCCTACATCATGTACACCTCCGGGACGACCGGCTTCCCGAAGGGCGCGGTGCTCACCCACCGCAACCTGTACCTGCACGCCTTCTGCTCGATGGCGACCCTGGGGCTCACCGGCGACGACCGGGTGTGGATGTCGGCGGCGCCGCTGTTCCACATCGCCGGACTGTCCGGGATGCTGCCGGTGCTGATCACCGGGGGGAAGGTCGTGATCCCGCCCTCGGGCGGCTTCGACCCGGTGCAGACCGTGCGCACACTCGTCGACGAGGGCGTCACGTCGTGCTTCATGGTCCCGGCCCAGTGGCAGGCCGTCTGCGCGGTCGATCTGGCCGCCCACGACCTGTCCCGGCTGCGCCGGATCTCCTGGGGCGCCGCCCCGGCGTCGACCACCCTGCTCCGCACCATGATCGATGCGTTCCCGCAGGCCGAGGTCTGCACCGCTTTCGGGCAGACCGAGTGCAGTCCGGTCACCACGAACCTGCGCGGCGAGGACGCGATCCGCAAGATCGGGTCGATCGGCACGCCGATGGTCGGGGTGGAGGTCCGGATCGTCGACGAGGACATGAACGACGTCCTGCCCGGGGAGGTCGGCGAGATCGTCTACCGCAGCCCGATGGTGATGACCGGCTACTGGAACAAGCCCGCGGAAACCGCCGAGGCGTTCCGCGGCGGCTGGTTCCACTCCGGTGACCTGGTGCGCGCGGACCCGGACGGCTATCTCTACGTCGTCGACCGCAAGAAGGACATGATCATCTCCGGCGGGGAGAACATCTACTGCGCCGAGGTGGAGAACGTCCTCGCCGGGCATCCGAAGATCGCCGAGGTGGCGCTGATCGGCGTCCCGGACCCGAAGTGGGGGGAGACGCCGCTGGCCGTCGTCGCACCCCGGGATCCGGCCGATCCGCCGACCGAGGCCGAGATCGAGGCGTACGCCAGGGAGCGGCTGGCCGCCTACAAGCGCCCCCGGCACCTGCAGCTGGTGGACTCGCTGCCCCGCAACCCGAGCGGCAAGGTGCTCAAGACCGTGCTGCGGGACCGGCACACCTGA
- a CDS encoding DUF3558 family protein produces the protein MARASRGRTTVLLVAIAALLTGCGADVPAGPFPPRPADIDTTSVDICAGLTPHQQAALGVEPGVPGTAELSEGPTRTCRWSSFDDGYNYSIQTLPVPAAVTVGSPDSTVQEISGYGVVQVPAHATSVPQCMTYVDTSDTVGIRTLTQATRPDKRDPTLIEEVCRRAEVFTSQVIENLRSAR, from the coding sequence GTGGCGAGAGCGTCCCGCGGCCGCACGACCGTCCTGCTCGTCGCGATCGCGGCGCTCCTCACCGGCTGCGGCGCCGACGTCCCCGCCGGACCCTTCCCGCCCCGGCCCGCCGACATCGACACCACCTCGGTCGATATCTGTGCCGGTCTGACACCGCACCAACAGGCCGCACTCGGGGTCGAGCCCGGTGTGCCCGGAACCGCCGAACTCAGCGAAGGCCCTACCCGGACCTGCCGGTGGAGCAGCTTCGACGACGGCTACAACTACAGCATCCAGACCCTTCCGGTCCCCGCCGCGGTCACCGTGGGCAGCCCGGACTCGACCGTCCAGGAAATCAGCGGCTACGGGGTCGTCCAGGTCCCCGCCCACGCGACCTCGGTCCCGCAATGCATGACCTACGTCGACACCTCCGACACCGTGGGAATCCGGACGCTGACCCAGGCAACCCGACCCGACAAGCGCGACCCCACCCTCATCGAGGAAGTCTGCCGACGCGCGGAGGTCTTCACGTCACAGGTGATCGAGAACCTCCGGTCCGCCCGTTGA
- a CDS encoding DUF3558 family protein, protein MAKATHGRTTVLLVAIAALLTGCSPDAPAGPFPPRPADIDTTSVDLCAALTTEQQDELGVEAGEPDSAELGDGPTRLCGWSNYRNGYNYSVQTTPVPAAVAVGTPDSTVQEIDGYGVVQVTANETSAPLCTYYVDTSDNLGLRTLTQLTGRDMRNESGAIEEVCQRAKAFTTQVIQNLRPAE, encoded by the coding sequence ATGGCGAAAGCGACCCACGGCCGCACGACCGTCCTGCTCGTCGCGATCGCGGCGCTCCTCACCGGCTGCAGCCCCGACGCCCCCGCCGGCCCCTTCCCACCCCGACCCGCCGACATCGACACCACCTCGGTCGACCTCTGTGCAGCCCTCACCACCGAGCAGCAGGACGAACTGGGTGTGGAGGCGGGCGAGCCCGACTCCGCCGAACTCGGTGACGGCCCGACCCGGCTCTGCGGATGGAGCAACTACCGCAACGGCTACAACTACAGCGTCCAGACCACCCCCGTCCCGGCCGCGGTCGCAGTGGGAACTCCGGACTCGACCGTCCAGGAGATCGACGGCTACGGAGTCGTCCAGGTCACCGCCAACGAAACATCGGCCCCCCTGTGCACGTACTACGTCGACACTTCCGACAACCTGGGCCTGCGGACGCTGACCCAGTTGACCGGGCGCGACATGAGGAACGAAAGCGGCGCCATCGAGGAAGTGTGCCAACGGGCGAAGGCATTCACCACACAGGTGATCCAGAATCTCCGGCCCGCCGAATGA
- a CDS encoding acyl-CoA dehydrogenase family protein, with product MTVVDETQETPTPEYRRAVRAWLAAHAPGSLAGLPADEQLRRSREFQAALYDAGYAGITWPESVGGQGLGQAEQQAFSDEAAEHELPLYPFMIGMGMCGPTVVDLGTDAQRDRYLRPLLRGEEIWCQLFSEPGAGSDVASLQSRAVLDGDRWILNGQKVWTTNAQFADFGAVLARTDPDRPKHAGLTMFIVDMHAPGVTVRPLKDMTGRSPFNEVYFDDVEIPVENVLGEIGGGWHAAVTMLGHERVSIGSARRPRRSPLEFTSLAERARAAGVDTDPVVRDRLAELYAHERALALLNSRIRQETAAGRPPGARGSVLKLAGALQLRRAIEVAGLVSGADAIAWDPSDTSGDELALAINAAPSSSIAGGTNEVQRNIIGERILGLPKEPQVDRDVPFRELAVGTQRREGTR from the coding sequence ATGACCGTGGTCGACGAGACCCAGGAGACCCCGACACCGGAGTACCGCAGGGCGGTGCGTGCCTGGCTCGCGGCGCACGCCCCCGGTTCGCTCGCCGGGCTGCCCGCCGACGAGCAGCTGCGGCGGTCCCGGGAGTTCCAGGCAGCCCTCTACGACGCCGGGTACGCGGGCATCACCTGGCCCGAGAGCGTCGGCGGGCAGGGCCTCGGGCAGGCCGAGCAGCAGGCGTTCTCCGACGAGGCGGCCGAGCACGAGCTGCCGCTGTACCCCTTCATGATCGGTATGGGGATGTGCGGGCCCACGGTCGTCGACCTGGGGACCGACGCCCAGCGGGACCGGTACCTGCGGCCGCTGCTGCGCGGCGAGGAGATCTGGTGCCAGCTGTTCTCCGAGCCGGGCGCCGGATCCGACGTCGCCAGCCTGCAGTCGCGCGCGGTGCTCGACGGTGACCGCTGGATCCTCAACGGCCAGAAGGTGTGGACGACCAACGCCCAGTTCGCCGACTTCGGCGCGGTCCTGGCCCGCACCGATCCGGACCGGCCGAAGCACGCCGGGCTGACGATGTTCATCGTCGACATGCACGCACCCGGGGTCACGGTCCGCCCGCTCAAGGACATGACGGGGCGGTCGCCGTTCAACGAGGTCTACTTCGACGACGTCGAGATCCCGGTCGAGAACGTGCTCGGCGAGATCGGCGGCGGCTGGCACGCCGCGGTGACGATGCTCGGGCACGAGCGGGTGTCGATCGGCTCGGCCCGCAGGCCGCGCCGGAGCCCGCTGGAGTTCACCTCGCTCGCCGAGCGCGCCCGGGCGGCGGGCGTCGACACCGACCCGGTGGTGCGCGACCGGCTCGCCGAGCTCTACGCCCACGAGCGTGCGCTCGCGTTGCTCAACTCCCGGATCCGGCAGGAGACCGCGGCCGGTCGGCCGCCGGGTGCGCGCGGCTCGGTCCTCAAGCTCGCCGGGGCACTCCAGCTGCGGCGCGCGATCGAGGTGGCGGGTCTGGTCTCGGGCGCCGACGCGATCGCCTGGGACCCGTCCGACACGAGCGGCGACGAACTCGCGCTGGCGATCAACGCGGCGCCGTCGTCGAGCATCGCGGGCGGCACCAACGAGGTGCAGCGCAACATCATCGGTGAGCGGATCCTCGGACTGCCGAAGGAGCCGCAGGTCGATCGGGACGTCCCGTTCCGCGAGCTGGCGGTCGGGACCCAGCGGCGGGAGGGGACCCGGTGA
- a CDS encoding DUF1206 domain-containing protein, whose translation MVRTPDTADVARAGRGARDVAHSTPVRIAARIGIAANGVLHLMIGWLAVQVALGSGGQADQNGALGAIAAEPLGRAFLWVLVIGFAAVVLWRSVSAVWGFGYLGDRKKQLAKRVVSAGLAVVYLVLAVAAATTAIRGRASSGSGGEATAGLLGLPGGQIITALVGVGVVIGGGVMIWNGWTKRFMEDQDLAGADTRIRRLNARTGQVGFIAKGIAVGVLGMLLGVAALTFDPQRANGLDSALKALREQPYGVFLLIAVGLGIACYGIFCFLDARYHRVT comes from the coding sequence ATGGTGCGAACCCCCGATACGGCCGACGTGGCCAGGGCCGGCCGCGGAGCGCGGGACGTGGCCCATTCGACACCGGTCCGGATCGCGGCGCGGATCGGGATCGCCGCGAACGGTGTCCTGCACCTGATGATCGGCTGGCTGGCCGTGCAGGTCGCACTCGGCTCGGGCGGGCAGGCCGACCAGAACGGCGCGTTGGGCGCCATTGCCGCCGAGCCGCTCGGCCGGGCGTTCCTGTGGGTGCTGGTGATCGGGTTCGCCGCCGTCGTGCTGTGGCGGTCGGTCTCGGCGGTGTGGGGGTTCGGCTACCTGGGCGACCGCAAGAAGCAGCTGGCGAAGCGGGTCGTCTCGGCCGGGCTGGCGGTCGTCTATCTGGTGCTGGCGGTCGCGGCGGCGACGACGGCGATCCGCGGGCGGGCGTCGTCGGGCAGCGGCGGGGAAGCCACCGCCGGGCTGCTCGGCCTGCCGGGCGGACAGATCATCACCGCCCTCGTCGGGGTCGGTGTCGTGATCGGCGGCGGGGTGATGATCTGGAACGGCTGGACGAAGCGGTTCATGGAGGACCAGGACCTCGCCGGTGCCGACACCCGGATTCGGCGGCTCAACGCGCGCACCGGCCAGGTGGGGTTCATCGCCAAGGGGATCGCGGTCGGGGTGCTGGGGATGCTGCTCGGGGTCGCGGCGCTGACCTTCGACCCGCAGCGGGCGAACGGCCTGGACTCGGCGCTGAAGGCGCTGCGCGAGCAGCCCTACGGGGTGTTCCTGCTGATCGCGGTGGGGCTGGGTATCGCCTGCTACGGGATCTTCTGCTTCCTCGACGCCCGGTACCACCGGGTCACCTGA